In one window of Tubulanus polymorphus chromosome 3, tnTubPoly1.2, whole genome shotgun sequence DNA:
- the LOC141902068 gene encoding uncharacterized protein LOC141902068, with the protein MGKIQSRHKVAAEAIDILASRCTSLEHIRSDSFEFLDVDVATPSYDFFRAPDDVPNEWPFEPGEKIVLQVYNSHVTAPIEGDDELHLCLVEDPPNRRFRGLIVRFVGFEGSTTELCVPREKFKYLFSQDIMYNTIPHPHADLALLLRVSLASVEDCVNDLAEDIIKIARILTDKAGLDFAVPSIQHGTYLIF; encoded by the exons ATGGGTAAAATTCAGTCAAGACATAAAGTGGCCGCCGAGGCTATCGATATTCTCGCTAGTCGATGTACAAGTCTGGAGCATATTCGCTCGGATTCGTTCGAATTTTTGGACGTAGATGTTGCCACTCCTTCTTATGAT TTCTTTCGAGCGCCCGACGATGTCCCGAACGAATGGCCGTTCGAGCCCGGCGAGAAGATCGTGTTGCAAGTCTACAACTCTCATGTTACGGCGCCGATCGAGGGCGACGACGAACTCCACTTGTGTCTCGTCGAGGATCCACCGAACAGGAGATTTCGCGGATTAATCGTGCGTTTCGTCGGGTTCGAGGGCTCGACGACCGAACTGTGCGTACCGCGTGAGAAATTCAAGTATCTGTTCTCGCAGGATATCATGTACAATACGATACCGCACCCGCACGCCGACTTGGCGTTGCTCCTACGCGTCTCGCTGGCTTCCGTCGAGGACTGCGTGAACGACCTCGCCGaagatattatcaaaattgctCGTATACTTACGGACAAGGCCGGCTTAGATTTCGCAGTTCCTTCGATCCAACACGGTACGTATCTGATTTTTTAG